Proteins from a single region of Bacillota bacterium:
- a CDS encoding putative zinc-binding protein, which produces MEKKVVVLPCSGIGKAYGEIGRQAAYQLAEDLRPEEVTTICLARLMIDDPDARGLVRDNFVITVDGCAHDCARKTVESTGKRVDRALRVIDTYKEHRDLKPQGVLELGEPGLKLAHILAERLEEEVDCMMRKEQGYA; this is translated from the coding sequence ATGGAGAAAAAAGTAGTGGTCCTCCCCTGCAGCGGCATTGGGAAAGCCTACGGCGAGATCGGGCGCCAGGCTGCCTACCAACTGGCAGAAGACCTGCGCCCTGAAGAGGTCACCACCATCTGTCTTGCCCGCCTGATGATCGACGACCCGGATGCCAGGGGACTGGTGAGGGACAATTTTGTGATCACGGTCGACGGGTGTGCACATGACTGCGCCCGGAAAACCGTAGAGTCAACCGGGAAGAGGGTGGACCGGGCGCTGCGGGTGATTGATACCTATAAAGAACATCGTGACCTGAAACCCCAGGGCGTCCTGGAGCTGGGGGAACCCGGATTGAAACTGGCGCATATCCTGGCCGAAAGGCTTGAGGAGGAAGTAGACTGCATGATGAGAAAGGAGCAGGGGTATGCTTGA
- a CDS encoding putative zinc-binding protein translates to MLEEIKPVKVGIIPCNGEEICEGTITRFASRKVLDKLRPNETVTICLPLFLAGGEEERNFARTFPTITVDGCEKRCSQISTEKLSGPPYHSVVVSELLKEHGIELSGSRRVLTGKDQAAVDLVAGEIARKIDEMLSKS, encoded by the coding sequence ATGCTTGAGGAAATCAAACCGGTTAAAGTAGGGATCATCCCGTGCAACGGTGAGGAGATTTGTGAAGGAACGATCACCCGTTTTGCATCGCGAAAGGTGCTGGACAAGCTGCGGCCCAATGAAACCGTCACCATCTGCCTGCCCCTCTTTCTTGCAGGTGGAGAAGAAGAGCGGAATTTTGCCAGAACATTTCCCACCATCACGGTGGACGGCTGCGAGAAACGCTGCAGCCAGATCAGCACCGAAAAGCTAAGCGGCCCGCCGTACCATTCCGTTGTGGTATCTGAACTGCTGAAAGAGCACGGTATTGAGCTATCCGGATCAAGACGAGTGCTTACCGGAAAAGACCAGGCTGCCGTGGACCTGGTAGCCGGAGAAATAGCGAGAAAAATAGACGAGATGTTGAGTAAATCTTAA
- a CDS encoding OsmC family protein, with the protein MPVYTNKVVWKGAHLGYTSCENGTAMEFSAPPALYGHTNMMTPEDAYMMAINTCVHMMVIWAAERLKLDLISYECTATGEVEEHLDRTSWFKKVVLRPSLKVRGSSEGVVKRALQMARKYSTIAESVKSEIVMEPEIEIIES; encoded by the coding sequence ATGCCTGTTTATACAAACAAGGTGGTCTGGAAAGGGGCACACCTGGGGTACACCTCCTGCGAAAACGGCACCGCGATGGAGTTCTCCGCCCCGCCGGCGCTGTACGGCCACACCAACATGATGACCCCCGAGGACGCATACATGATGGCCATCAACACCTGCGTCCACATGATGGTGATCTGGGCAGCGGAACGTCTCAAGCTGGACCTGATTTCCTACGAGTGCACCGCTACCGGGGAGGTGGAAGAGCACCTGGACAGGACCTCCTGGTTCAAGAAGGTGGTCCTACGCCCCAGCCTTAAAGTCAGGGGGAGCTCCGAGGGTGTGGTGAAGAGAGCACTCCAGATGGCGAGGAAATACTCCACCATTGCCGAGTCAGTGAAGAGCGAGATCGTTATGGAGCCGGAGATCGAAATCATCGAAAGTTAA
- the lpdA gene encoding dihydrolipoyl dehydrogenase: MRKERFDVVFLGGGPAGYQGAIRAAQLGLRESRHLGGVCLNRGCIPTKAIKASVDVLARARRARDYGLKIENAQPDLRAIIARKDKVVSLLRGGIAQLFRANGVSLYEGHGRLAAPDELEVEGEGGLTRLKAKKIVIATGSRPYLPGPFAGGKQGVLTTDDILELSEMPESLVIVGGGAVGVEMAAIMVELGSTVTLLESRERILPREDAEMSAYLARMLRKQKVKIITGVAVTAVEPGVKAKLTLSDGQLVEANAVLTATGRLPNVEEIGLEKAGLGPDDEPLEVNEYLETSIPGIYAAGDVTGGRLLAHVAFAEGITAAENAAGMKHRMDYRVVPRCIFTIPEFAAVGLTEEEAKERFPATTVSFPFKSLGMAQALGEREGLVKLVVHKGTGEILGGHIIGPHASDLIAEIALAMRHRLPARGIVETIHAHPSLPEAVLEAAHAACGQAIHILPQGKP, encoded by the coding sequence ATGAGAAAAGAAAGATTCGATGTGGTATTTCTGGGTGGCGGACCTGCCGGCTATCAGGGTGCTATCCGCGCCGCCCAACTCGGGCTCCGGGAGTCCCGTCATCTTGGCGGGGTTTGCTTGAACCGGGGTTGCATCCCCACCAAGGCGATTAAAGCCTCGGTGGATGTCCTCGCACGGGCGCGGCGCGCCAGAGACTACGGTCTGAAAATCGAAAACGCTCAGCCGGACCTCAGGGCGATCATTGCCCGGAAGGATAAGGTGGTCAGTCTTTTGCGGGGGGGCATCGCCCAGCTCTTCAGGGCGAACGGGGTTTCCCTCTACGAGGGGCACGGGCGGCTGGCAGCTCCGGACGAACTGGAGGTAGAAGGCGAAGGCGGCCTAACCCGTTTGAAGGCAAAAAAGATCGTGATCGCGACGGGTTCCCGCCCGTACCTCCCCGGTCCCTTTGCCGGCGGCAAGCAAGGGGTGCTTACCACCGACGACATCCTGGAGCTTTCCGAAATGCCGGAATCCCTTGTGATTGTCGGGGGAGGTGCTGTTGGGGTGGAAATGGCTGCGATCATGGTCGAACTAGGGAGCACGGTTACCTTACTGGAATCGCGGGAGAGAATCCTCCCCCGGGAAGACGCTGAAATGTCTGCTTACCTTGCCAGAATGCTGAGGAAGCAGAAGGTGAAAATCATCACAGGTGTAGCTGTGACTGCAGTAGAGCCTGGGGTGAAGGCGAAGCTGACCCTATCCGACGGCCAGCTTGTGGAGGCAAATGCCGTCCTGACAGCAACCGGTCGCCTGCCCAATGTTGAGGAGATCGGCCTGGAGAAAGCCGGCCTGGGTCCGGATGATGAGCCCCTTGAGGTTAACGAGTATCTGGAAACAAGCATACCGGGGATCTATGCCGCGGGAGATGTTACCGGCGGGCGGCTACTGGCCCACGTTGCCTTTGCTGAAGGGATCACGGCGGCGGAAAATGCTGCTGGGATGAAACACCGCATGGACTACCGGGTAGTGCCTAGGTGCATCTTCACCATACCTGAGTTCGCTGCCGTGGGCCTGACGGAAGAGGAAGCAAAAGAGCGCTTCCCGGCCACCACTGTAAGCTTTCCCTTCAAATCCCTGGGCATGGCCCAGGCGCTGGGAGAGCGGGAGGGGCTGGTCAAACTGGTAGTGCACAAAGGGACCGGGGAGATTCTCGGCGGCCACATCATCGGCCCCCACGCCAGCGATCTGATTGCCGAAATCGCCCTGGCCATGCGGCACCGGCTTCCGGCCCGGGGGATCGTAGAAACAATCCACGCCCACCCCAGCCTCCCGGAGGCGGTGCTGGAAGCAGCCCATGCCGCCTGCGGGCAGGCAATCCACATCCTCCCGCAAGGGAAACCATGA
- a CDS encoding lipoate--protein ligase → MSGITINTGIILSSSHDPWYNLALEEYLLNRISENQVFLYLWQNEDTVVIGKHQNAWKECLWQELENDGGKLARRLSGGGAVFHDLGNLNFTFLIDRKLYNLESQMQVVIRAVENLGIDAEFSGRNDLTAGGKKFSGSAFYFKAGAALHHGTLLINTDLEKLVRYLQVSREKIISKGVDSVRARVVNLSELNPGVTVEAALENMKKSFAEFYGGPPEEIQAVPVGEDFERLYRKHASWEWRYGETPQFDLSLSNRFAWGGIEIGLRVRNGYITSAVIYSDALDCETIEALAGNLGGLPLRSGDIVKKLDEIAAGGGERLMIEDLKSWLLSKLL, encoded by the coding sequence TTGTCTGGTATTACAATTAACACCGGAATTATTCTTTCTTCTTCCCACGACCCCTGGTACAACCTGGCCCTGGAAGAATACCTGTTAAACCGGATTTCGGAAAATCAGGTGTTCCTTTATTTGTGGCAGAATGAAGACACTGTTGTTATTGGAAAGCACCAAAACGCCTGGAAGGAATGCCTATGGCAAGAACTGGAAAACGATGGCGGCAAGCTGGCCCGCAGGTTGTCCGGAGGTGGAGCGGTTTTTCACGATCTGGGAAATTTGAACTTTACTTTTCTCATAGACAGGAAGTTGTATAACTTGGAGAGCCAGATGCAAGTTGTGATTAGGGCGGTTGAAAACTTGGGGATTGATGCCGAATTTTCCGGGCGTAACGACCTCACGGCGGGAGGCAAGAAGTTTTCGGGGAGCGCCTTTTATTTCAAAGCCGGGGCCGCCCTTCATCACGGTACACTTCTCATCAATACGGACCTTGAAAAACTCGTCCGCTACCTTCAGGTTTCAAGGGAGAAAATAATTTCCAAGGGGGTCGATTCCGTCCGGGCCCGGGTGGTGAATTTATCCGAACTCAACCCCGGTGTTACCGTAGAAGCCGCACTTGAGAATATGAAAAAGAGTTTTGCGGAATTTTACGGAGGTCCTCCAGAAGAAATCCAAGCAGTTCCTGTCGGGGAAGATTTTGAAAGGTTATACCGGAAACATGCTTCCTGGGAATGGAGGTATGGCGAGACGCCGCAATTCGATCTTTCCTTATCGAACAGGTTCGCCTGGGGAGGGATCGAGATCGGGTTGAGGGTACGAAACGGTTATATCACTTCAGCGGTGATCTATTCAGATGCCCTGGACTGCGAGACCATCGAGGCGCTTGCCGGGAACCTCGGTGGTTTGCCTTTGCGGAGCGGTGATATTGTCAAGAAGCTGGACGAGATCGCTGCCGGCGGCGGGGAAAGGTTAATGATAGAAGATCTGAAAAGTTGGCTTCTTTCTAAACTGCTGTAG
- a CDS encoding metalloregulator ArsR/SmtB family transcription factor, translating into MKEASRDSPRPLTGEKLNNLLKDYAMKFQVLADPLRLKILLFLRERERCVCELVDLVGQKQPLVSYHLKLMTEAGLIQKRTEGTWAYYRLHTDVRRWFENCCRFLTSGDITRSLKNSPETEPRNQEKGGRGKCN; encoded by the coding sequence GTGAAGGAAGCAAGTCGCGACTCACCGAGACCCCTAACAGGAGAAAAATTAAACAACCTGCTAAAGGACTACGCCATGAAGTTCCAGGTGCTTGCGGACCCCCTGCGCCTGAAGATCCTTCTCTTTTTAAGGGAAAGGGAAAGGTGCGTCTGCGAACTGGTAGACCTGGTGGGCCAGAAACAGCCTCTGGTTTCTTACCACCTCAAGCTGATGACGGAGGCGGGCCTGATCCAGAAACGAACCGAAGGCACCTGGGCTTACTACCGCCTGCACACAGATGTCCGCCGGTGGTTCGAAAACTGCTGCCGGTTTCTCACCTCGGGCGACATCACCCGAAGTTTAAAGAATTCTCCGGAAACCGAACCACGGAATCAAGAAAAAGGAGGAAGAGGAAAGTGCAACTGA
- a CDS encoding permease, whose protein sequence is MQLNNLLTAGRYFLVITGELILLFVGITFLVGLIQQLVPEEKTREVLGKPRRGLGNIIGAAFGALTPFCSCSTIPILVGLLNSGAPFGASISFLLTSPVLNPVILGLFLTLFGWRVTFTYGIITFILAAAGGALWERLGLASEVKKVDLASNPAGSCCAGACCAQMETIPLDLFTQNTGLWEKIKPKIKGAAAQARTLFFQVLPYLLLGAGIGAFIYGFVPAAWIAKIAGPQNPFAVPVAAIVGIPMYIRAETIIPIGLTLMQKGMALGTVAALIIGGAGASIPELTLLAAIFRPRLVAAFMITILFIAVAAGFTFNLFF, encoded by the coding sequence GTGCAACTGAACAACCTGCTGACAGCCGGTCGCTATTTTCTCGTAATTACGGGAGAACTGATCCTGCTCTTTGTCGGGATCACTTTTCTCGTAGGGTTGATCCAGCAACTGGTGCCGGAAGAAAAAACGCGGGAGGTTTTAGGAAAACCCCGCCGCGGGCTGGGCAATATCATCGGAGCCGCCTTCGGCGCCCTCACCCCATTCTGCTCGTGCTCCACAATCCCCATCCTGGTAGGTCTCCTCAACAGTGGAGCACCCTTCGGCGCCAGCATATCCTTCCTGCTGACATCGCCGGTCCTGAACCCGGTGATTTTAGGGCTGTTCCTCACCCTTTTCGGGTGGCGCGTGACTTTCACCTACGGGATCATCACCTTTATCCTCGCCGCAGCCGGGGGCGCCCTTTGGGAAAGGCTGGGCCTGGCAAGTGAAGTTAAAAAAGTGGACCTTGCAAGCAACCCCGCCGGGTCGTGCTGTGCTGGAGCCTGCTGTGCCCAGATGGAAACGATCCCCCTGGATCTCTTCACGCAGAACACCGGTCTGTGGGAAAAAATCAAGCCCAAAATAAAGGGGGCGGCTGCCCAGGCGCGGACGCTCTTTTTCCAGGTTCTTCCTTACCTGCTGCTCGGGGCCGGAATCGGGGCATTTATCTACGGTTTTGTTCCCGCTGCCTGGATCGCAAAAATCGCCGGGCCCCAGAATCCTTTTGCCGTGCCCGTGGCTGCAATCGTCGGAATCCCCATGTACATCCGGGCAGAGACAATAATTCCCATTGGGCTCACGCTGATGCAAAAAGGGATGGCGCTGGGGACCGTTGCCGCCCTGATCATTGGAGGGGCAGGAGCGAGTATTCCGGAGCTTACCCTGCTGGCGGCAATCTTCCGTCCGCGCCTCGTAGCCGCTTTTATGATCACAATCCTTTTCATCGCTGTTGCGGCAGGCTTTACCTTCAATCTCTTTTTCTAA